A window of Juglans regia cultivar Chandler chromosome 7, Walnut 2.0, whole genome shotgun sequence contains these coding sequences:
- the LOC109009786 gene encoding uncharacterized protein LOC109009786 isoform X2: protein MILMSNEGSQEEEHDDIFFQLLLDLLRFSAASFSALATYHVSDDEPLMDSVENYISEQLNLTKNSIAEVKRIGSLASEVVKAAQIVIDAVIRLCRVYSLAVNRELCDGHPEKDESCMDFEAANSVNHVSKIAKCTIEKLCELGILAANDGGSLVTILNVSWKGVVTLLQLGKGALSVKVKVADIILALLSLVNESLRCAAKAWSSSLKEAISVTEARRIFVPVKFYLINAVKISFLYPSQAYLVYREITLCILIISTLKTSLSDEELMKTAGEVITELLEQTSMDLLKSLLNSAQLKQELKLRILDWLFINESNSNPANGDLISNSGITSMEEIFSVGCEDMTEARTLLLGRVAVFLNLLKYSLDLDEDVKLGMISKLGWFFDILVDEEVYSSILALQIPELFGSQNTVEINWQPMFSSLLHALETFMIVLSSSIAWGEFESFLLENFFHPHFLCQEIVVELWCFMVRHAEINVVNGVTDKLSSLLRLVASSESVFIPGSAMRKVARSLCMILSYGTQSMVDHVYNSIIGDNRSPLSAVMHVALFMEGFPLNFLSERMRNIATQIIFADYFGFLESFDDKSMRACSSSVYGVPVFALSASLQSLQLNMSDSNAKTLKFMVAITHNYRNSGDELTKAHYRKLLSETLVIIANNKHLYAAAEMEEVILELENLFISGPAASDTRLHVCKPHLALFMAGLGHMEMTESDTSAKCSAIWELYHMLLREQHWALIHLAITAFGYFAARTSCNQLWRFVPQTAALSYDLVSGNEANEERFMSELKAFLEKERALLTITPSSEQLGQLVGEGLMLKRIVQNIRGIDTTGVVGCESMKTDENNQSKKKRKLPDEISEGVELLQNGLKVIGDGFSRWQQDNDATELRDNFMAHISRLEDEIAQLVGLAGSG, encoded by the exons AGAATTGGGTCACTTGCATCAGAAGTAGTAAAGGCTGCTCAGATTGTCATAGATGCTGTGATAAGACTTTGTAGAGTGTATTCCCTCGCTGTTAATCGGGAGTTATGTGATGGACATCCTGAGAAAGATGAAAGCTGCATGGATTTTGAAGCAGCCAATAGTGTGAATCATGTTAGTAAAATAGCAAAATGTACAATAGAAAAGCTGTGTGAATTGGGAATTCTTGCAGCTAATGATGGTGGGAGTTTGGTTACCATTCTTAATGTGTCATGGAAAGGTGTGGTTACCTTGCTTCAACTTGGCAAGGGGGCTTTATCCGTAAAGGTGAAAGTGGCAGATATTATTCTTGCACTTCTTTCACTCGTTAATGAGTCTCTGAGATGTGCAGCTAAAGCTTGGTCCTCTTCCCTCAAGGAAGCTATTTCTGTAACTGAAGCTAGAAGAATATTTGTTCCAGTAAAGTTCTACCTGATTAATGCTGTAAAAATATCCTTCCTATATCCAAGCCAAGCATACCTGGTATACAGGGAGATAACACTCTGCATCCTGATAATCTCAACCTTAAAAACTTCACTGAGTGATGAAGAACTTATGAAAACTGCTGGTGAAGTAATAACAGAGCTTCTAGAACAAACATCCATGGATCTTCTCAAGTCTTTGCTAAATTCTGCTCAATTGAAACAGGAGCTGAAGTTGAGAATTCTGGACTGGTTGTTCATCAATGAAAGCAACTCAAATCCTGCCAATGGAGATTTAATTAGTAATAGCGGAATAACTTCAATGGAAGAAATCTTTTCGGTAGGTTGTGAAGACATGACTGAGGCAAGAACATTGTTGCTTGGTCGGGTTGCAGTGTTTCtcaatttactaaaatattctCTTGATCTTGACGAAGATGTAAAACTTGGAATGATCAGTAAGCTTGGATGGTTTTTTGACATATTAGTTGATGAAGAGGTATATTCTTCCATTCTGGCCCTCCAAATTCCCGAACTATTTGGTTCACAGAACACTGTTGAAATTAATTGGCAGcctatgttttcttctcttttacaTGCACTGGAAACATTCATGATTGTGCTCTCTTCAAGCATTGCATGGGGGGAATTTGAGTCTTTTTTGCTCGAGAATTTCTTTCATCCTCACTTCCTTTGCCAGGAGATTGTAGTTGAGCTTTGGTGTTTTATGGTGCGTCATGCTGAGATAAATGTGGTGAATGGTGTTACAGATAAACTTTCCTCATTATTGAGGTTGGTGGCATCCTCGGAGTCAGTTTTTATTCCTGGTTCTGCTATGAGAAAAGTGGCAAGATCGCTTTGCATGATACTTAGTTATGGTACACAATCTATGGTAGACCATGTTTACAACTCCATTATTGGTGACAACAGGTCTCCATTGTCAGCGGTTATGCATGTAGCCTTGTTCATGGAAGGCTTTCCGTTGAATTTTCTCTCTGAGAGGATGAGAAATATTGCTACTCAGATAATTTTTGCTGATTACTTTGGCTTCTTAGAGAGTTTTGATGACAAATCGATGAGAGCTTGCAGTTCGAGTGTTTATGGAGTTCCAGTCTTTGCTCTGTCTGCCTCATTGCAGTCTCT GCAGCTCAACATGTCTGATAGTAACGCGAAGACCCTGAAGTTTATGGTTGCTATCACTCATAACTACAGAAACTCAGGGGACGAACTGACAAAGGCCCATTACCGGAAGCTTTTGAGTGAAACGTTAGTAATCATCGCGAATAACAAGCATCTATATGCAGCAGCTGAGATGGAAGAAGTCATCTTAGAGCTTGAAAACCTATTTATCTCAGGGCCAGCAGCCTCTGATACTCGATTGCATGTATGCAAACCGCATCTGGCTCTTTTCATGGCCGGACTTGGTCATATGGAAATGACAGAAAGTGATACGAGTGCCAAGTGTTCTGCCATCTGGGAATTGTATCACATGCTACTGAGAGAGCAGCATTGGGCATTAATTCATTTGGCAATCACGGCGTTTGGATATTTTGCTGCCCGCACTTCTTGTAATCAACTATGGAGATTCGTGCCCCAGACTGCTGCTCTATCATACGATCTAGTGTCAGGAAATGAGGCAAATGAGGAGAGATTTATGTCTGAATTGAAGGCATTTCTTGAGAAAGAAAGGGCTCTTCTTACAATTACACCAAGCTCCGAGCAGCTTGGGCAGCTCGTAGGGGAAGGTCTGATGCTGAAAAGAATTGTTCAAAATATTCGTGGAATTGATACAACAGGGGTAGTGGGGTGTGAGAGCATGAAGACTGACGAGAATAATCAAtccaagaagaaaaggaaacttCCTGATGAAATTAGTGAGGGCGTGGAATTGCTGCAGAATGGTTTAAAAGTTATTGGTGACGGTTTTTCCCGGTGGCAGCAAGATAATGATGCCACAGAACTTCGTGACAATTTCATGGCTCACATTTCTCGACTTGAAGATGAAATTGCTCAACTAGTGGGTCTGGCCGGCAGTGGCTAG